The DNA window AGCCCTCACGCGCCAGGCGCTGCTGGCAGCGCATCGCCTCTTCCATCACCCACTCGCCCAGCGGCAGGATCAGCCCGGCGTCCTCGCTCAGCGCGATGAACTGCGAGGGCGGCACGAAGCCGCCGCCGGCCTGCGGCCAGCGCAGCAACGCTTCCAGGCTGGCCGGCCGCGCCTCGTCGACCCGCGTGATCGGTTGGAAGTGCAGCTCGAACTCCTGCCGCTCCAGCGCCTGGTGGATGCGCCCGATCAGGCGCAGCCGATCACTGGCGGCGGTGGCCATGTCGGCGCGGAAGTGGCGACACACCGTGCCCTCGGCGCGCGCCACATGCGCCGCCAGCGCGGCCTTGCTGGCGGTCGCGTCGAAGCCCTCCTCGGCGCATTCGGCCCAGCCCAGCCAGGCTTCCAGGGTGCGCACCGATCCGCCCTGCTCCACCGGCTGGGTGACGGCCAGATGCAAGGCATCCACCACCCCTTCCATCGCCGGCGTGCCCGGCACGGCCAGCACGAAGGCTTCGGCAGGCACGAAGGCGATCGCCCCCTGCCACTGTGCGGCCAGATCCTCCAGCCGGCTCGCGATGCTATCGAGCAGGCGCGTGGCCACCGCCTGCCCCAGGCTGTCGATCACCGGCTCGATGCCGCGCAACTGGATGTAGATCAACTGGCATTGCGTCGGTGCCTGCTGGCGCACCCACGCCTTCAGCCCCGGCAGGTTGAACAGGCCGATGGTGCTGTCGTGGGTGGCGCGATAATGCAGTTCGCGCTCGTAGGCCAGGGTGTCGCTGATGTCCTCGGCCAACACCAGCCGCGCCGGTCGATCATCGTAGGTAATGCTGGCCGAGTAGACGCGCACGTCGATGACGCTGCCATCCTTCTTCACGTGCCGCCAGGTCTCGCCTTCGTCGCTGGGCACGCCGAACATCGACAGGCGCACGGCCTGGCTATCTTCGTCCGGGCGGATGTCGAGGATGCTCATCGCCAGGAATTCCTCGCGCCGGTAGCCGTAGTGGCGCACCGCGGCTTCGTTGACTTCGAGGAAGCGCAGGGTCTGTGCGTCGAACACCCAGAACGGCAGCGGATTGCGCTCGAACAGCAGGCGGTAGCGGCGCTCGGTGTCGAGCAGGCGCGACTGCGCTTCCCGCTCGGCGGTGATGTCGACCACCGTGCCGGCCATGGTCGGATCCGCATCGCCCCGCACGAAGGCGCCGCCACGGCTGGCGATCCAGCGCACTTCGCCATCCGGACGGATGATCCGGTAGTCGGTGACGAACGCCTGGCGCGTGCGCCAGGATTCGGCGAAGCGCTGTTGCAGCTGTTCGCGATCGTCGGGGTGGACCATGGCGAAGAATTCTTCGCTGCTGGCGCGGCTGCGATCGTCCGGCTGGCCCATGATGTCGGACACCTGCTCGGACCATTCGATCTCCGCGCCCGGGTGGCGCACCGACCAGGTGCCGGTCTTGCCCACCTGTTGCGCCAGGCGCAGGCGCTCGGCGGCGCGGTTGACCTCCAGCAACAGCCCGCCCTGCGCACGCGCCGAACGGCGCAGATGTCGCCACAGGTACAGGAAGGCCGCGCAATACAGCAGGTACAGCGAACCGGCAACCGCCAGCAGCAGATACCAGTCGTGCAGGGTTTCGTGCGTACCCAGGCCGGCGCTGACCTGCAGGCGGTACTCCGGCAATGCCAGCCGCGCCGAGATCCGCTCGACGCCGTCGACTGCGCTGCGCCTGACGATGACCCGGGCGCTGTCACTGGCGCCCAGCAGATCGGCATAGCGCTTGCCGATGTAACGGCCGGCGCCGTCACTGCGCGCCACCACGGTGCCCTGGGCGTCGACCACGGTGACCACGCCTTCTTTGCCGGTGTCGAGGTTGCCGATCACGCGCTGGATTTCCGCCACCCGCAAGCGCGTGACGATCCAGCGCCCGCCGTCCATCGGCATCAGCAAGGGCAACACCCATTCGCCATCGGCGCGTTGCAGGCGACCGAACGACAGCGGCCGCTTGCCGCCGCGCGGAGTACTGCGGCGGGCGTCGTCGGGAATCGACACGCCCACGCCGCGGGTGATCGCCACACCGTTGCGGTCCACCACCACGATGCTCTGCAGCTCGGCGTGCCGGCTGACCACGCCGGCGACCGATTCGCTCAACAATTGCGGCGCCGCCTCCGGCACCGTCGCGAACAGCTGCTGGGCGTCACCGGCGATGCCGCCCATGGCGCGTTCGAGATTGCGCAGTTCAAGATGCAGCAGGCGGGCCGTGCCTTCGGCCAGGGCCAGCGCCTGGCGCTCGGCCGCGGCCATGCGCACATTGCGATCGCGCTGGATGAAATAGCCCAGCACGTAGGCCAGCGCCAGCGCCAGCAACAGGCCCGACCAGGCGACGGCCTTGCTGGAGCGGATCACCGGAAGGTCCTTGCGCGTGCTCGCCATGTCCACCGTCGACTATCCGTTGTCCCTGTTGTGCCATCGAGGCCGCGTGCAGGCAAGTAAAAACGCGACGTGCCCCTGCATGCAAGGCCTGTGCATCGATTGCCCTGGCTAGCGCGTGGATGTGCCACGCCGACTCAACAACCGCTCGATCCACGACAGCAACACCAGCACCGCCAGCGTCATCGCCGTCACCACCAGCGGCAGCAGGTAGTAACCGAAGCCGACGGCCACGCCGATCACCGCGACCATCAGAAGTGAGGCTGCGGTGGTGATGCCGATCACCACGCCGGCCGAGCGCTGCGCGAAGATGGTGCCTGCACCGATGAAAGCCACGCCGGCGATGACCGCCTCGACCAGGCGGAACGGATCGACCATCACCGTTTCATCGCCGCGGTCCATGTGCGCTTCCATCACCAGATCGCCGGTGCCCACCAGGAACGCGGCGGCGCCACCGACCAGCATGTGGGTGCGGAAGCCCGCCGGCCGATCCTTCATCTCGCGCTCCACGCCGATGCTACCGGCCAGCACCATCGCGTAGATCACTTCGACCACGACTTGCCATTGTCCTTCCAACGCAGGCATGCACGCTCTCCTGGGCTTGGCATGACGCCAGCCTCGCGCGCGCGCAGTCAAAACGATGCGAAAGTTGTTGCAGGAAGATGAAGACGCATCCACATCATACTCACGCCATGTTGCATAGCATCAAAGCATGGGAAGTGAATCGACTGACGACGCGGCCCCGCCGCTGATCGAGGAAGATTGGGCCGTATTTCTGGATGTGGACGGCTCACTGGCCGAGCATGCGCCGACGCCGTCCGATGTGCGTATCGACCCGCAACTGATGCAGGCACTGCCGAAGCTGGCAGAGCTGTGTGGCGGCGCGGTGGCGCTGGTGAGCGGACGATCGATCCAGGCGCTGGATGATCTGTTCGCACCGCTGGACATTGCCGCGATGGCCGGCCTGCACGGACTGGAGCGGCGCGGCCATGGCGGCGCGCACGCGGCGCCGGAGATGGGCGCGGATTTTCTCGAACTGGCGCGCCAGGCCGAAGCGATCGCCGCCGAGTATCCGGGCGCGCTGGTCGAATACAAGGGCGGCTGCCTGTTCCTGCATTGGCGCTCGGCGCCTGACGCAGCGGCCTCGTTCTCGAGCTTCGCCGAGCGCGTGCGCGAACAGCTGGCCGGGCATCGCCTGCATCCTGGCGCGCATGGCATCGAGATTCGTCCCATCGGCGTGGACAAGGGCATCGCGATCGCCGCCTTCATGGAAGAAGCGCCGTTCCGTGGTCGACGTCCGGTGTTCATTGGCGATGATCCGGCCGACGAACCCGGCTTCGCCGTGGTCAACGCGTTCGACGGCGTCAGCGTGCTGGTGGGCGGTGATCGTCCTACCAGCGCACGCTACCGGCTGGACAATCCGCGCCGGGTGCGGCAATGGCTGTTCGCCTCGCTGGATCGGAAGCAGGCGGCATGAGCACGGCCGAGGCCATCGTGGGCATGGGCGCGCGTGCGGGCAGTCGCACGGTGATGGTGTCCAATCGGGTGGCCTTGCCCGGACAGACACAGACCGGCGGCCTGGCGGTGGCGCTCACCGCCGCCATCGGTGAGGGCAGCGGCCTGTGGCTGGGCTGGAGCGGCACGCTGGCCAGCGACAAGCGGCCGCCGATCTGCAAGCAAAGCCAGGGTGGCTTGGACTACGTGCTGGTGGATCTGCCGGCCGACGATTTCGAAGGCTATTACCACGGCTACGCCAACCGGGTGCTGTGGCCGCTGTTCCACTACCGGATCGATCTGGTCGACTATCACCGCGAGCAGCGCGACGCCTACCTGCGGGTCAACCGGGTCTTTGCCGAAGCGCTGGCGCAGCAGCTGCGCGGCGACGATGTCATCTGGGTGCACGACTACCACCTGATTCCGCTGGCGCAGTGCCTGCGCGATCTGGGCGTGGGCAACCGCATCGGCTTCTTCCTGCATATCCCGTTGCCGCCGCCGGACGTGCTCAACGCCCTGCCCGGCCATCGTGCCCTGCTCGGCGCACTGGAAGCCTACGACCTGGTCGGCTTCCAGACCCGCAACGATCTGCAGAACTTCCGTCACTACCAGGCCCAGCACGTCCCCATCACGCAGCCGCGCTGCCGCAGTGACGCGTTTCCGATCGGCATCGACGTGGACGCGATCATCCGCACCGCGCAGGCCAACGAGGCGCGCGTGGCCGGCCATGATCTGCGCGCCAGCCTGTCGGGACGGCGGCTGGCCATCGGCGTGGATCGACTGGACTATTCCAAAGGCCTGCCGGAACGCTTCAAGGCGTTCGAGCGGCACCTGCAATCGGGCGAGGACGCCGGCCACTGGACGTATCTGCAGATAGCCCCGCACAGCCGCACCCGCGTACCGGAATACCAGAGCCTGCGCCGCGAACTGGAAGGCCTGGCCGGCCACATCAACGGGCGCCATGCGCGCCCGGACTGGACCCCCATCCGCTACGTCAACGACAGCTTTCCGCAGAGTGTGCTGGCCGGCTTCTACCGCGCCGCCGACATGGCCTTGATCACGCCGCTGCGTGACGGCATGAACCTGGTGGCCAAGGAATACCTGGCCTCGCAATCGCCGCTGGACCCGGGCGTGCTGGTGTTGTCGCGCTTTGCCGGCGCCGCCGAGGAACTGCCGCAGGCGCTGCTGGTCAATCCGCACGATATCGATGAAGTGGCCAGCGCCATCAACACCGCCAGCAGCATGCCGCTGGCCGAACGCCAGGATCGCTGGCACACGATGATGGACACCCTGCGCGGCAACGATGTCGGCCACTGGGCGCGCCGCTTCCTGCAGACCCTGCGCGCGCCTGCCGCGCCGCCACGCACGCCAACGGCGCCAGCAGAACCGGCACAGAAGAACACACGCCAGCCGCAGGCCACGCTGGCGACCACCGATGGAGTTCCCTGGCAATGAGGATCGCGCAAGTCTCGCCGCTGTTCGAATCGGTACCGCCCAAGTTGTACGGCGGCACCGAGCGGGTGGTGTCCTATCTCACCGAATCGCTGGTCGACGCCGGTCACGAGGTCACCCTGTTTGCCTCCGGTGATTCGCATACGCGCGCGCAACTGGCGGTCGGGCGCGATCTCGCCCTGCGTCTGGACGATGCGCCGTTGAAGGCGGCGGTAGCCGCGCACTTCGCCATGCTCAGCGACCTGCGCAAGCGTGCGGCGGAGTTCGACATCATCCACCTGCATATCGATCTGCTGCCGATGCCGCTGCTGGAACCCTTCGCCGCGCGCACGGTGAGCACGATGCATGGCCGCCAGGACAAGAAGGATCTGCCGGCGTTCTATCGCCGCTTTCCGGACTTTCCGCTGGTGTCCATCTCCGACGCCCAACGCAAGCCGATGCCGTGGGCCAACTGGCTGGGCACGGTGTACCACGGCCTGCCCGAGCATCTGTATGCCCCGCCGGCCAACCCGCGCGGTGACTACCTGGCGTTCCTCGGCCGCGCCTCGCCGGAAAAGCGCCTGGATCGCGCCATCCATATCGCCCGCCGCGCCGGCATGCCGCTGCGCATCGCGGCCAAGGTCGACGTCGCCGACCGCGTGTACTTCCGCGAAACCATCCGTCCGCTGCTGGGTCACGACGGCATCGAGTTCATCGGCGAGATCAGCGACGCCGACAAGGCCGAGTTCCTCGGCAATGCGCGTGCGCTGCTGTTCCCGATTGATTGGCCGGAACCGTTTGGCCTGGTGATGATCGAGGCCATGGCCTGCGGCACGCCGGTGATCGGCTGGCGCTGCGGCGCGGTGCCGGAAGTGCTGGATGAAGGGGTGACCGGCTACATCGTCGACTCGATCGCCGGCGCCGCCGAGGCGGTGGCGCGCGTGGGCGAACTGTCGCGCGAGCGCATCCGCCAGGTGTTCGAGCAACGCTATTCGGTATCGGCGATGACCCGCGAATACCTCACCCTGTACCAGACCCTGCTCGATCCCCCCGCCGTTCGCATGCTCGAGGCCTGATCGCCGATGGATTCCGCCGCCGATGCCGCGCTGTACACCCGCTATGTGCTCAAGGATGGCGACAGTTTCCTGGTGGCCAACAGCTATGGCGATGTCGCCGGCCCCAGCGAAGGCTTTTTCGTCAGCGATACCCGCGTGCTGTCGTCGTACCGGCTGCGGCTGGGCGAGGAAACCCCGACCCTGCTCAGTTCCGCGGTGACCCAGGACAACGTGCTGTTCGTGGCGCACCTGACCAACCGCGCGCTCTCGCCGCTGGATGAAGTCGGCACGCCCCAGGGCCTGATCCACATCAACCGCAATCGCTTCCTGTGCCAGGAGCGCATGTACGAGCGGCTGACCTGCGTCAACTACGGCGAGACGCGCGTGACCTTGCCGCTGCGCTTCTCGCTGGCGGCGGATTTCTGGGACATGTTCGAAGTGCGTGGCAGCAAACGCCCGGCGCGCGGCCGGCTGATGGAACCGGAACCGGGCGAAATCGGCTACGTGTTCCGCTATGTCGGTCTGGATGACGTGGAGCGCGCCAGCTTCATCCGCTTCTCGCGGCCGCCGATCTTCCAGGGGCCGGGCGAGCTGGAATTCCTGCTCACGCTGGAGTCGGACGAGACCCAGGATTTCTACATCGAGGTCGGTTCGGACACTGGCGAGCCGCCTTCGCGCGAACGCTATCGCCAGCAGGCCGCGGTGGCGCGCCGGCGCATGCGCACCAAGCAACGGCGCGGCGCGCGCATCCTCAGCAGCGGCCCGTTGTTCGATCAGTGGATGCGCCAGTCGCGCTCGGATCTGGCGCTGCTGACCAGCGAGCTGGAAACCGGCCCGTATCCGTATGCCGGCATTCCGTGGTTCTCCACTCCGTTTGGTCGCGATGCGGTGATCACCGCCTTGCAAACGCTGTGGCTGGATCCGGGCCTGGCCAAGGGCGTGCTGCGCTTCCTCGCCGAGCACCAGGCCAAGGAGGACGCACCCTTCCTCGATGCGGCGCCGGGCAAGATCATGCACGAGACGCGCAAGGGCGAGATGTCGAGCCTGCGCGAACTGCCGTTTGGCCTGTACTACGGCGGCGTGGATACCACGCCGTTGTTCGTGATGCTGGCGCATGCGCATTACCGGCGCACCGGCGACGCCGCTTTCCTGGCGTCGCTGTGGCCGTCGCTGGAAGCGGCGATCGGCTGGGTCGAGCGGGTCTGCGATGCCAACCCGCTGGGCCTGCTCGACTACGCACGCACGGCCGAAGGTGGCCTGACCAACCAGGGCTGGAAGGACAGCGGCGATTCGGTGTTCCATGCCGATGGCCGGCTGGCGCCGGGCCCCATCGCACTGGTGGAAGTGCAAGGCTACGCCTTCGCCGCACTGCAAGGCATGGCCCAGCTGGCGATGGTGCTGGGCCAACCCGAGCGCGCCGCCGGCTGGCAACTGCGCGCCGAGCGCCTGCGCGGCGCGGTGGAAACCCATTACTGGGATGAGGACATGGGCTTCTACGGCCTGGCCATCGATGGCGAGCGTCAGCTCTGCCGCGTGCGCACCAGCAATCCCGGCCATCTGCTCTACACCGGTCTGGCCGAACCGGCGCGCGCCACCCGCGTCGCCGAGCAACTGCTGTCATCGGCGTTCTTCAGCGGTTGGGGCGTGCGCACGGTGGCGCGCGGCGAAGCCCGATACAACCCGATTTCGTACCACAACGGATCCACCTGGCCGCATGACAGCGCGCTGTGCGGCAGTGGCATCGCCCGCGCCGGCGTGCGCGGCGGCGTCACCCGCCTGTTGCGCGGCGCATTCGAAGCCGCGGTGCACTTCGACATGCGCCTGCCGGAATTGTTCTGCGGCTTCTCGCGCCGCCAGGGTGCACCGCCCGTCGCCTACCCCGTCGCCTGTCTGCCGCAGGCCTGGGCCGCAGGCTCGGGTTTGATGCTGCTGCAGGCCTGCCTGGGCATCGAGGTGGATGGCGTGCAGAACATGGTGGAAATCAACCGCCCGGAACTGCCCACCGGTATCGAGGACGTGCGCATCAACGACCTGCCGATTGGCGAGCGCCGCTTCGACCTGGTGTTCCGCAAGGTCGGCGAACGCATCAGCGTGTTCGCCGAAGGCGAAGGCGCCTCCGGCCTGGCCGTGTGCATCCGCCAATAAGCGCAGCACAGTCCGGCCGAACCGTAGGAGGGGCTGACCAGACATCCGTCTGTTGCAAGCCAGCCCCGAACGCTCTAAGCCAACGGCACCCCTTCCGCCGGCAGACGCCGTAGAATCTCGTACAGCAACGCGCTGCGCACATTCGCCACCCGTCGCGGGCCTTCCACGTACACCGATACGTTGATGAAGACCTTGCCGTTGTCGCGCACCTCTTCCACCATCACCGCCGGCTCGGGGCGCTTGAGCACGTCGGCGTTGGCGGCGATGATCTCGCGGATGATCGCGAAGGTCTTCTCGATGTCGGTGGTCGCCGCCGGCAACGGCAGCAGGATCTTCACCAGGCCCTCTGAGCGGGTCAACGTGCGGTTGCGCACCACCTTGGTGATCAGTTCCGAGTTGGGCACCAGCACCGTGGTGCGATCGGCGGTGGTGATTTCGGTCGCGCGCACATTGATGCGGCGCACGTCGCCTTCGGCATCGCCCACCACCACCCAGTCGCCCACGCGTACCGGCCGCTCAGCCAGCAGGATCAGGCCGGAAATGAAGTTCTGCACGATCGCCTGCAGGCCAAAGCCGATGCCCACGGTCAGGGCGCTGGCGATCCAGGTGATCTTCTCCAGGCCGATGCCCATCGCCGCCAGCGCCATCGAGATCGCCACCACCACGCCGACATAGCCGGCCACCGAGGCCAGCGAGCTGCGCATGCCCGGATCCAGCCGCGTGGTGGGCAGGTAGCGGCGCGAGAACCAGCGTCCGAACAGACGCGTGGCCAGCATCACCGCCAGGAACACCAGCAAGGCCTTGACCACGTCGGCCGGGCCAAAGCGCAGCTGGCCGATGGCGATCATCGCCGTGCGCGGATGCAGGCGGCCGAACAGTTCCGCCGGTCCCAGTCCATAGGGCGCGGCCAGCAGCAACAGCGCACCGATGATCAGCAGCAGCCGCACCGCTCCGTACACCAATGCGCCGATCTGATCGACCTTGCGCGGCTCCAACCCCAGCCGGCGTGACAGGCGGATGCCGGCCGGCCCGTTGCCGCGCAGGTAGGCGTCGATGACATCGCCGCTGGCGGTAGCCAGCAGATACACGAACACCAGCACCACGCAGCCCCACAACGTCTGCTTGATCAAGAAACTGCCGGCGGCGAAGTAACCCAGCAGCGTCGCCAGCACGCTGGCGATGATCAGGCCCCAGCCGACCAGCACCACCGCGCGCAGGACGAACAGGTGGCGCTCGTCCACGCGCTGGGTGTCGCTCTGCTCGGCCACGTCGTTGCGCAGCGCCAGCGCCAGCCGCGACCACACGCTGGCCATCACCGTGCACAGGAACAGCGTGAGCGCGGCGCTTGCCAATGCGCTGGCGCTGCCCTGGGTGGTCAGGAAACGTTGCGAGACGATCTCCAGACCGGTCGCCACCGCCACCGCTATCGCCAGCATCTGCGGCACGTGGCGCATGCTCGCCGCCACTTCGTCCGGGATGTTGGGCAGGCGCCAGCCGCCGTCGTTGCAGGACAGCACATTGCGACCGAGGCTGATCATGAAAGCGGCAAACACCACCATCGCCAGCAGCGGCTGCAGGATCGCCAGCGCCTGCGCGTCCGCCGCGCCGCCCCACTGCAAGGCCTGCTCGATCCCGGTGATGGCCAGCGAGCTGACCAGGGTGACGCCGACCACGTTCAACAACGCCGGCAACGAACGGCGCACCCGTCCCTCCGGCAGGCGTGGACGCAGGCGCGCGGTCAGGCGTGGCA is part of the Pseudoxanthomonas indica genome and encodes:
- the otsB gene encoding trehalose-phosphatase, with protein sequence MGSESTDDAAPPLIEEDWAVFLDVDGSLAEHAPTPSDVRIDPQLMQALPKLAELCGGAVALVSGRSIQALDDLFAPLDIAAMAGLHGLERRGHGGAHAAPEMGADFLELARQAEAIAAEYPGALVEYKGGCLFLHWRSAPDAAASFSSFAERVREQLAGHRLHPGAHGIEIRPIGVDKGIAIAAFMEEAPFRGRRPVFIGDDPADEPGFAVVNAFDGVSVLVGGDRPTSARYRLDNPRRVRQWLFASLDRKQAA
- a CDS encoding glycosyltransferase family 4 protein, yielding MRIAQVSPLFESVPPKLYGGTERVVSYLTESLVDAGHEVTLFASGDSHTRAQLAVGRDLALRLDDAPLKAAVAAHFAMLSDLRKRAAEFDIIHLHIDLLPMPLLEPFAARTVSTMHGRQDKKDLPAFYRRFPDFPLVSISDAQRKPMPWANWLGTVYHGLPEHLYAPPANPRGDYLAFLGRASPEKRLDRAIHIARRAGMPLRIAAKVDVADRVYFRETIRPLLGHDGIEFIGEISDADKAEFLGNARALLFPIDWPEPFGLVMIEAMACGTPVIGWRCGAVPEVLDEGVTGYIVDSIAGAAEAVARVGELSRERIRQVFEQRYSVSAMTREYLTLYQTLLDPPAVRMLEA
- a CDS encoding mechanosensitive ion channel domain-containing protein is translated as MTPSVPRHRLRSRLFCLLLMCALPAVAAAASAAPEVTEADDTPTTREVIEQVSERESAPLYSRRLWSAASRDWQRSAPRVQAGLHAFWQALRDPFAHGGARVWIGLIAALLFWCGAVWAVPRLTARLRPRLPEGRVRRSLPALLNVVGVTLVSSLAITGIEQALQWGGAADAQALAILQPLLAMVVFAAFMISLGRNVLSCNDGGWRLPNIPDEVAASMRHVPQMLAIAVAVATGLEIVSQRFLTTQGSASALASAALTLFLCTVMASVWSRLALALRNDVAEQSDTQRVDERHLFVLRAVVLVGWGLIIASVLATLLGYFAAGSFLIKQTLWGCVVLVFVYLLATASGDVIDAYLRGNGPAGIRLSRRLGLEPRKVDQIGALVYGAVRLLLIIGALLLLAAPYGLGPAELFGRLHPRTAMIAIGQLRFGPADVVKALLVFLAVMLATRLFGRWFSRRYLPTTRLDPGMRSSLASVAGYVGVVVAISMALAAMGIGLEKITWIASALTVGIGFGLQAIVQNFISGLILLAERPVRVGDWVVVGDAEGDVRRINVRATEITTADRTTVLVPNSELITKVVRNRTLTRSEGLVKILLPLPAATTDIEKTFAIIREIIAANADVLKRPEPAVMVEEVRDNGKVFINVSVYVEGPRRVANVRSALLYEILRRLPAEGVPLA
- a CDS encoding MgtC/SapB family protein; this translates as MPALEGQWQVVVEVIYAMVLAGSIGVEREMKDRPAGFRTHMLVGGAAAFLVGTGDLVMEAHMDRGDETVMVDPFRLVEAVIAGVAFIGAGTIFAQRSAGVVIGITTAASLLMVAVIGVAVGFGYYLLPLVVTAMTLAVLVLLSWIERLLSRRGTSTR
- a CDS encoding alpha,alpha-trehalose-phosphate synthase (UDP-forming), yielding MSTAEAIVGMGARAGSRTVMVSNRVALPGQTQTGGLAVALTAAIGEGSGLWLGWSGTLASDKRPPICKQSQGGLDYVLVDLPADDFEGYYHGYANRVLWPLFHYRIDLVDYHREQRDAYLRVNRVFAEALAQQLRGDDVIWVHDYHLIPLAQCLRDLGVGNRIGFFLHIPLPPPDVLNALPGHRALLGALEAYDLVGFQTRNDLQNFRHYQAQHVPITQPRCRSDAFPIGIDVDAIIRTAQANEARVAGHDLRASLSGRRLAIGVDRLDYSKGLPERFKAFERHLQSGEDAGHWTYLQIAPHSRTRVPEYQSLRRELEGLAGHINGRHARPDWTPIRYVNDSFPQSVLAGFYRAADMALITPLRDGMNLVAKEYLASQSPLDPGVLVLSRFAGAAEELPQALLVNPHDIDEVASAINTASSMPLAERQDRWHTMMDTLRGNDVGHWARRFLQTLRAPAAPPRTPTAPAEPAQKNTRQPQATLATTDGVPWQ
- a CDS encoding amylo-alpha-1,6-glucosidase, translated to MDSAADAALYTRYVLKDGDSFLVANSYGDVAGPSEGFFVSDTRVLSSYRLRLGEETPTLLSSAVTQDNVLFVAHLTNRALSPLDEVGTPQGLIHINRNRFLCQERMYERLTCVNYGETRVTLPLRFSLAADFWDMFEVRGSKRPARGRLMEPEPGEIGYVFRYVGLDDVERASFIRFSRPPIFQGPGELEFLLTLESDETQDFYIEVGSDTGEPPSRERYRQQAAVARRRMRTKQRRGARILSSGPLFDQWMRQSRSDLALLTSELETGPYPYAGIPWFSTPFGRDAVITALQTLWLDPGLAKGVLRFLAEHQAKEDAPFLDAAPGKIMHETRKGEMSSLRELPFGLYYGGVDTTPLFVMLAHAHYRRTGDAAFLASLWPSLEAAIGWVERVCDANPLGLLDYARTAEGGLTNQGWKDSGDSVFHADGRLAPGPIALVEVQGYAFAALQGMAQLAMVLGQPERAAGWQLRAERLRGAVETHYWDEDMGFYGLAIDGERQLCRVRTSNPGHLLYTGLAEPARATRVAEQLLSSAFFSGWGVRTVARGEARYNPISYHNGSTWPHDSALCGSGIARAGVRGGVTRLLRGAFEAAVHFDMRLPELFCGFSRRQGAPPVAYPVACLPQAWAAGSGLMLLQACLGIEVDGVQNMVEINRPELPTGIEDVRINDLPIGERRFDLVFRKVGERISVFAEGEGASGLAVCIRQ
- a CDS encoding bifunctional diguanylate cyclase/phosphodiesterase, which gives rise to MASTRKDLPVIRSSKAVAWSGLLLALALAYVLGYFIQRDRNVRMAAAERQALALAEGTARLLHLELRNLERAMGGIAGDAQQLFATVPEAAPQLLSESVAGVVSRHAELQSIVVVDRNGVAITRGVGVSIPDDARRSTPRGGKRPLSFGRLQRADGEWVLPLLMPMDGGRWIVTRLRVAEIQRVIGNLDTGKEGVVTVVDAQGTVVARSDGAGRYIGKRYADLLGASDSARVIVRRSAVDGVERISARLALPEYRLQVSAGLGTHETLHDWYLLLAVAGSLYLLYCAAFLYLWRHLRRSARAQGGLLLEVNRAAERLRLAQQVGKTGTWSVRHPGAEIEWSEQVSDIMGQPDDRSRASSEEFFAMVHPDDREQLQQRFAESWRTRQAFVTDYRIIRPDGEVRWIASRGGAFVRGDADPTMAGTVVDITAEREAQSRLLDTERRYRLLFERNPLPFWVFDAQTLRFLEVNEAAVRHYGYRREEFLAMSILDIRPDEDSQAVRLSMFGVPSDEGETWRHVKKDGSVIDVRVYSASITYDDRPARLVLAEDISDTLAYERELHYRATHDSTIGLFNLPGLKAWVRQQAPTQCQLIYIQLRGIEPVIDSLGQAVATRLLDSIASRLEDLAAQWQGAIAFVPAEAFVLAVPGTPAMEGVVDALHLAVTQPVEQGGSVRTLEAWLGWAECAEEGFDATASKAALAAHVARAEGTVCRHFRADMATAASDRLRLIGRIHQALERQEFELHFQPITRVDEARPASLEALLRWPQAGGGFVPPSQFIALSEDAGLILPLGEWVMEEAMRCQQRLAREGWDDLPIAINVSPLQLARPDFADRLIRLQQRHGLPRGALHIEVTESVLLDRPDRTVQTLRQLQRNGICTSLDDFGTGFSSMAYLHQLPLDALKIDQTFVRGVTDDERSAAICRALISLGHNLGLTMIAEGVETEQQLEWLRRHHCDQVQGYLIARPMKMDALLDYLAGIPLRNAH